From the genome of Nicotiana tabacum cultivar K326 chromosome 17, ASM71507v2, whole genome shotgun sequence:
GTCTGGCAAATAAAGAAGTAATAGATGAGACAAACTCTTTGGTGTCTCGTCCAACTAATGCTATAGAAACATAAAATAGGATAAATGAAAACTGTAGATTAAGTTGAAATTAAGAATTAATGATAACCTTGCTGCATCCTCAAGATTGGTAGATTCCCGAACTACTAGTGGCGCAGGTGTCATCAAATCACCAACCACTTTCCCCTTGGTCTTACTAATCAACTTTTGAACCTCATTGAATGTCTGCAATTATAAGTCAAAATTGGATGTGTCAAAACTTCAATAGCTTTGATTGTGGTGTGATAGCAATTTTGATATTCTGAAATCAAGCGCATTTTCATTGCTCCACCATACagaaaagcaaataaattttcAAGTTGAGGAAGGTAGACGGGTAACCATATGTGCAAGTATTAAAGTAATGCAGAGGACAATTAATACCAACACTTCTATCTGCCATAGTTCAGCATGAAAAAATGTAAGATTAACTTAGAAATAAGAAAGTCTACTATTTGAAAAGGAGACAAATTTTGGGACAAGGAAAGACAGAGGTTAGTCTATCATGGAGGGAGTATCTGGTCAGAAACATCCCATAGTGAGTAAAATGAAATCAAAACCATATCACTTAATACATAATCATTGAGGTTCAGAGCTGGAACAGGGGATGCTAACCAGATAGTTCGAGTAGGATCCATAACCACCAGAGTTTAGAAGATGCCGTTGGTTAGTGATTGGAATGtaaaaaaaaaagggcagcccggtgcactaagctcccgctatgcgcggggtccgggaagggccggaccacaagggtctattgtacgcagtcttaccctgcatttctgcaagaggctgtttccagggctcgaacccgtgacctcccggtcacatggcagcaactttaccagttacgctaaGGCTCCCCTTCTGATTGGAATGTAGCAGATGAAAAAGGCAATCCAATGGATTAACTTCTCAACAGCCATATCTCAGTCAGCAAGGATGAACTATGAAGAGCATGTTTCATACTTCAGCAATGTGCTCAAACAATGCCCCATACAGACTCATACAAGCTGTCTACGTTGCCAGCTTTTGCTGGATGCATTTCCTATGTTCTTTTCTTGATCAATTAATCGAAGGTTTGTTTTTGAGTAGCTAGTGCAATCAGACTATAACAGAGTGCATTAAGGTTCGAGTGCTATAGTGTAGTCTACAATGCAACTTTCAATTGTTAATTAGTAAATGAAAACTCCAGTAAAACTGTTTGAGAACATGGTTTCCAATTGGCTCTTATCTTTCTCTATGCAATGCCTTTCAGAAGGAAAAAAATTGTAACTCGTCATAGATTCGTGTTACAATTGTCAGATTGGATGAATTTTGGATATAGTTAAAGAAAGGTTTGAATTTGGATAGGTAGCTAAAACCTAATTACCATTTTTTATTCACTATACTAACCCGGATACTTGAGTGATCTTTATTGAAGCTCTAGGTTTTCAGTTATAAACATTTGCAACCAATTAAACAAGAAACATTACACTATATCCATATGCTCATAATAACTATCCAGCTCCCAGTGCTGGTTCCATCATTCCTAAAACTGGAATCCAATGTCCTCCCAACATAATTGATATAGTTGCTAATGTAGCTTTCACCTTAATTAGCAGAGGACAAAAAAAAAGGGAATATTTGATATGCACTATACTTGTTAATGACTTCAAATCCTTGTGATCACTACTTTAGTCCATAAGAAGTTTTCTGGAAGAGTACAGGTTAGTATTCTTTACTTCCTGTTGTTGAATATAACCACTAACAATAATGCAGCAGATTAGAAGAAGAGTTGGTCAACATTGTAAGTAAAACGATCATGAGGATCGTCCACAatttcagtcatcaatctctttcTTTTGAGTTCCTAGACATTGGAAGCTATCCTCTCCCTTTAGGGGACAACTATACCACTTATGATTTAACCAACTTGCTAAATATCAGGCAATTAAGCATCTCAAAGATTTGGTGTTAAAAGTTATTCTCTTCCAGTTAATTTGTTCTCAGGGTCTTCAAAATTATAAGGTGAAATATCCACTTCCCTGAAAGAGGGCTACAAAGCTAATGGTAATAGCCTTTCATGCAGAAATCAAGATTATCTGTACCTCCCAATAAGTAGAAAGTTCTTTTAATTTGAGGTCTCAcattggaaaaaaaaattatttttaaggaacTAGCACATTAGATGATCAACAAGTATTCAAGAGATGATCtaacaacaaaacaaaatttgCTTACTTTCCAGTTGCTGCCCACTTCCGGGAACATGTTTGCATCAGCTCCTCCTGTACCTAAAAAAAAGAGATAGAGATGCACTCATTCTCCTCCGAAGACGACTTCAGAATCCCAACTTAAAATACTATCGACAGACATTAATACCAAAAAGGTTCCAGGCCTTTTCAGAAAGGATCCTAATAAAACATGGGCCTAAAACCAATGGGATCTTTCTAATCTCCACAGAATATCGTTCTAGCATCAGAACTAAAAATTATACCTGATATAGAGTCCAGAGCCAATAGATCATAATCAGAAACAAGACCAACCTGCAGCAGGAGAGAACTTCAACCTTCTGAGTGAAATATCTTTGATTTATCATAATACAAGACAAgcatattatttttgaaatatcttTGAACTTAATATTTGAAGCTAATGTATATGATCATATCCATAcgatataaaaatgcatgaatagGGGTTTTGGGTGCAACTTGAGCACTCTTACTTTCATATTTTCCTACTGCCAATTACACGTTCTATTACTTAAATAAGTTTCTTAAAATTTTGAGGAGCACCCAAAATACTTGAGTCCAATTCAGACTTGGAATACCAACAAAAAAGGAATCAGTCTCTAGAAAGTAAAATTACCAAAAGTGAGAGATACAGAAGATATTCCTATTCACATGCCATCAAAAAATTTAGAAATCAACTATGAATAATAAAAAAGAGCGCAAAATTTTGTTTCCAGAAGAATATTACTCCCTCAGTTCcgatttatgtgaacctgtttgacttggcacggagtttaagaaaaaatgaagatttttggaatttgtggtcctaaacaagtcaaaaaggggcccagagtatttgcgtggttataaaagcttctcattaagagtacaattgtaagtttaagctaaattattaccaaatttagaaaggggtcattatttttggaacggaccaaaaaggaaataggttcacataaactgaaaccgAGGGAGTACTACTTTATAATTCATGGATGTTAACAAAAGAAATTCTAATTCATGTACAACCAAAGCGTTTGAACAACTGCAAAAGTTTCAAAAGCAATTTTCAAACTTCTACTGcaaaaagaaatattttatgGAAAATGAACAGAATTTTACAAACTTCAGTTTTCCTAAACTAGTTAATTTGATAAGACCAAGAAAAACTATAATGCAACACtgacaaagaaaagaaagtaaatgaCAAAGATGGAATCATTAATGTCATTACTTTCAGAAGATCATTGGAAAGCCAACCAAAGAATAGAAACTTCTTCGATCAAGTCTATCTACGCCAAGTTCCAACAGAAACGCAGAAAGAACATAAAAACATAAAacaggaaacaaaaaaaaaaaccaaagtaGCCCTTCACCACTATTTGACATGGTGGTGAATTACAATAAAAGTAAAAACTATCTGTAAAATGTAACACTTACAGAGAAATATCAAGGTGTCAGAACAAAGATAATTTATCTTTAACTGGATTGTTTATCATATCACCAACTATGAGAATTTCCAATAAACATATGAAGCAAATAACACCCTCTTTATCTTTCATGCTCAATCGAATCCATTCAACTACTCTTACAAAATTTTTGAAGCAATTAGATGATCTGTTATCAGAGTAAATTATAAGTTTTTAAATGACAAAGATTATGCCCTATATCATTGTACTCTATCTAAATTTGATGTTCCACATGTATTATTAGAGACCTCTATTCTCACAGAAGATAGATATCGCAGAGGACTTAAATCGTTCCTAACACTTTGATATAACAATATTTGTTTCTATGAACTTGAATGAGAAACAAGGAATAATTCTTGAAACAGTCCTCAATCACTTCCTTTTAGTACTCTACTAAttaaatttcttttcaaaatctcccTCTTAGCTGTAGTGaaattgaagtgattttcctaTGTCACGTGAAAATCACTTGACACCTTTAACGGAAAACCCCGAAAGACAAGAAAATACAAGATGAGAAGTATAAAAACTATTTTCACAAGAAAAAAAGAACCTGACATGGGGTTTTCTTTCCCAAACCCCTCCCCTAACCCTAACAGCCACCCCCGTCCGATGGCACAGAGCTTCCCATAATACCTTTTTGAATCGGGCAAAGCCGCCTGAGGCATAGCTTCCCCACCACCCAACCCCAACCAACCTCCACCCCTCTGGCATCGCCTTCTCTCACCAGACGGACACACCCTCTTCTTCCCAGCACCCATTGCCCACATCTCTTCCCCTTCCTTGCCAACCATAGCCACATCCCTACCAGTCCCTACAGAAGCCACTCCCCTCACCCTCCATGAAAAAGCAGCTAAGCTgttttctctccctttttttttttactttcttcttgtttttgacaTTCTAATTTTTTCCAATTCGCTATTCTATTTTACTGTTCCAAGTTTCTGTTTTAATTCTCTTTTATACCCTTCCAGGTGTCAAGTGCTTTACACGCAGCAGGGCAAAATAACCCTTAGTTTCGGATGCATAGGACCTTTCAAAATTAAATGTTATAAAGTGAGAAGCAATTCAAAGTTTGAGGATGAAATCAAGACCAAACTTATAGTTCGGGAACCATTTCAGAAATTTATTCAAGGAATTAGCTTTCAAGTATCAATTATCAAAACTGAATATCACATAAGCAGGAAACACACGGTCGTTTAAGTGATATTTCCATCTACAATATTACAAAGATTACATTAGAAAACAGAACTTACCAATTTCCAGTCGTCATCAACCACAGGGAAACCAGTGATTCGGCGCTCTACCAACAATTCCAAGGCTGTTGCAGGAACAATCATGTATCAGGAATTAACAACATGATGGTAGCTAGCGATGAAGTTGAGCACTAAAATACCTTCATCTACAGATGTTGATGGCTTTACCACATGTAGCTTATCTTTTCTCGTCATGAAATCACCTACTGTATAAACACCATTTGTTGGCTGCCACAAGTATACATAAGCTTATCATTTGGTGGACATTCATGAGGAACTGGAACTTCTTGATGAAAAGAAGAATGTATTTATAGTTCAaactaaaatcaaattaaaaaaaaaaaggaaaggaaaacttCTTGAAAGTAAACAGGTCTAGAATAAATATGAAAACAGCCACATAATTCCATCAAGCAGCCAGTTTTGTGCAAGGTTGATGTGAAGGAGCCAATACGCGTTAGTACAATTTACTACGTGAAAATAATCTATTGCTATACTTAAGGTTAGATGAAATCTAAAGTTGACTGCTTCTAACACCAATTGGTCAAGGATTGCACAATCTAGCTCACATAGCCAACTTATCAAAAGAAAGTGGACGTGCGAGATATCTACATTTCGTTGCAGTGAAGATGATAGCAAAAGAGTTGCATGTATTCCCACATCTATGGAACACATCCAGATCTGTAGCACAGCTTCTAACTAAGTCATGTTTGCACCCTGCGCTTTTTGCTCTGCATGTCCATTGCTGCTCGAGCTTGCTTTTTTCCTATGGACAGGAAGTTACCAAAAGAAGTTTGACTAGTAAATGGTAATAACCCAGGGAATATCCAATATGGCCAAGAATTTTGTCAGATTCAAGGTTAAATGCTTGAATCTAATAATCACATATTATAGTATTCAGTTTCTCTCCGCGCCAAAATGAGACTGATTTTTTATCATAACGTTAGGTTTGCGCCTTATGTGGCATGGATTTCATTATTGTCAGTCCAAGAATGTAACTTGAAACATAAATCAAGCACATAAATAACTCTGGTTTAAAACATTCTTCATCAAAGCCAATTGACTTACCATGAGTTGTTAGGCAAGAGGCCACATCCTATTGTGTAAATAGAAATCGGTCCAAAAGATGAAGCTCAAATTAATTTTTGTTCGAACTTTTGTCAGAATATGTGTGCGCTTCATGTTACCTCTTCTCCTAGATGACATAGAAAAAGTGTAGAAGGATACAGGGGAAGGTTTCTCGTTTAGAAATACCAAACACTTTTTGgataaccccaaaatacaagaaTGATTGTTAATTTAAAAAACAGTGTGTAATgttccttttccttttcaatttcctTTTAGACAAAGTACAAATGTGTATCAACAAAATCCACTCACACAAGAAGCAAATATGTTGCTCTTCACAACTGGAAAATATTGTTCATCCTAACAGTATTTTTGATATCCAAGATTGATTAACACTACTTATAATAACTTAAAATGTGCGAagttttaatatattttcttttccgTCCATCAGTATGTCTGATGTGTAACCTATACCAATTAATTTTAGGAAGCTAAAGAAGGTTATCAAATTTCTACATAACCATGTGTAAGAAACCAGTGTTTCAAGTTATTGAACAgggcttcaacttctgagctaacTGTTGTGAACTTGTGATTAACGTTAACAATTGCATATGCCATAATAGGTTGCATCTGAAGACCACATTACTTAAAATCCACTTATCTAGGTAAACAAATTTTGTTTCTACTCTTGCATGTTTATGCAGGAGATTCGCATACAGAATTAGTTATAGATTTTACTTGTTATGGAAGGTTACTTAACATTTGTTCTAAGTTACCTATTAAATAGAATTACCTGCAATTACCTGACTTGATTGTATAAAATTGCCAGTATAAAGTTAAGCATTTAATTTCAAGCAGTATATAAGATTTAGACAAGGAGGAGGGTATACCTGTGCAGAATTGGCCGTCAAAGTGTTGCTGCTGGCGGTAACGGAAAACTGCTTGCGGCGGACGGAGAGGAAACATTTACCGAAAGTAGCAAACTTTAGGCACGGCGGAGATAAGAAGAGCAGGCAAGGAAGCTGGTGGTGGAGATCGGCGGAGGAGCTGATGAGGGAGAGTCCCGACGGTAATATAGATGCCATCGCCGGAGATGACAATTCAGATGAGTGAGAATCTTAAGGCCTTGTTGGTTTAGTTATCTTTTGTTGGCTCTACTCTATCCCGTTGTAGTTTGTTCTCTGCAAGTGGGAACATGTACTATTTGCGCGCATAATTATTTAGTTGCAAAAAAAGTTAGTTAAATCatttaactatttaattttatttttgttatagcAAGAGACTTGTATaaacaaaattatatttttataaatttactCTGTTTGTTGTTCGTCAGTTCTAGTTCTGACATCATTTTTTAATAAGATCACTTAAACTAGACTTCTTTCCATCTGAACACATTTCGTAGGTATATAATATACCAACTAGACATATTTTATACATGTTTATAAATTCACCAAGCGCGTGTTGCAATCTCAAATAACCATTAAAATCGTGCCACGCCATTTAATTGTCCACTTCATCCATACAATCTTATTTCCAATCAAATACACAAATAAACAAAAGACCTAAACAAATTAAAATTATCTATGTTCCTTTTCCATCTATGGAATCAAAGAAACCATTGTTACTTAACAAGCTTCTTCTACTTTCCGTCAATGGTGTTGGTAACTACTATACTCTATTGATCTCTTCAAAAGCTTTGACTCTTTTTAATAAACCTCAAATTATTTTCTTTGCTTGAGTAGACATCTCATCATTATACCAACAAAAATAATCACATCCATCCTTTTTCTATAAAAACAACAACTACATTTGATCAATTATCatcaaagaaaataattaataaaataggatacaattaagaacaaaaaatttatCTTTCCGATTTTGCAAACAAAAAACCTATTACCTGGGTTTAGTTGGGTCCATGAAGTATTCAATTTTAGAAAAATACCACACTTACAAATTCGAGCAGCATCGCAAGGTGACATTGACAAGTTCGTCGATTCCGATAAGTTCGACATTAATGGATATTAACTAAATTTCAATCTTCACTTAAATAAACTCGGCGACAACAGAAAcgagagaaagaagagaagaaaagaagagaaatagAAGTGCTGGAACCGAAGACAACCCCAACATTAATTTCTTAAACTTTCATCAAATCAAGTAACCCATTATAAACCTTCAAGCTTTTTAAAGACCCCATTAATGGTGTTTCGATTTAAAATGAAGAACTCGGACTCATTTCAATTTTAATCAATAGGGACGATTGTTGGTTCAAATTTTCGAGCTAAATTAATGGTGGAAGCACAATAATGATGAAAGTGGAGCAGGCAATGGTGAAAATGGTGgtggagagaaagaagaagaagaaggaaataaaaaagaaaaaaaactattttttgggctCTTCACGCGCTTATATTGGGTGAAACTCACTCTATATGATAACTCAGCAAGAAGTGTCTAATTGGAACAAAGTTCATATAATGTACGTGCTCATTAGAAACGCCCCTAAGTTTAGATGTCTAAATGAAAAATTGTATCAGTTTTGAGTGTCTCTCCCTGTGTATTCAGCCTTATCTTTTGTTGGCTCTACTCTATCCCGTTGTAGTTTGTTCTCTGCAAGTGGGAACATGTACTATTTGCGCAGAATTATTTAGTTGCAAAAAAAGTTAGTTAAATCatttaactatttaattttatttttgttatagcAAGAGACTTGTATaaacaaaattatatttttataaattcacTCTGTTTGTTGTTCTTCAGTTCTTCTTACAAATTAAAATGTTTACTAGGAATGTTATTAGCTGAGTTGCTGCGAAATATCTAGTCAGAAAATTGACAGTGGAAAGTAACACATATGGTCTCAAAGATTCTCAGATATTTTAATACTCCTAATGTAATTTGATTTGATACCACatttaagaagaaagaagaatactCTTCTAAACTTTGTGATTTTAAAGTTTAAAAGGTAAAATCTTTGTGGAGTCATTATATTATTgctataaattttttttattaaggataaaataggtaaaataaaaaaattaaagttaaattattttaaatattaaaatatgtTATTCTCTTCTAAACGGACTAATAAAAAACAATTGTCATAATCCTATAAATTAAAACCGAAGGAATATGCAAgttattatgaaaataattatattgtggatgttcatttattactccactatagataatcttcctgaagaagattatccatttagtactctgttgaagtttatctacaagcaactcaatgaaatgatttgcagcagcttcttattaaacaggcaggttgcaagcagctcatgcagacaacttacaagcagttaaagaaaagccttgcagttgcttcctgaaaagcctcgcagctgcttcctttcttctataaatagatgagttttcagttcattatgtacataagtttgaagtttgaataataaatcaatctctctctatacttgtctttactttactgtctttattttataacacgttatcagcacgggactctgccatctcgagaaaatactttgaaagtatcagaggtacgaactttctttttctaaataatgtcaaatctttctaaacttgagtttatagccctggatatatcgggcaaaaactacatgtcttgggtgcttgatgccgaaattcatcttgatgcgatgggtctggcagacacatcaaagataaaaatcaagcatcaaaccaaGATCGTGCCAAAgtaatgatattcctacgccatcaccttgacgagagcttgaaaattgaatatcttactgttaaagatccagtcatactgtgaaataatttgaaagatagatatgaccacctgaagatggtcgttcttccacaggtacgttatgattggactcatctaaagctataattttttaaatctatcagtgagtataattttgctatgttcagaattattttccaattgaaactatgtggtgataatattactgatcatgatatgttggagaaaactttcaccacttttcatgccttgaatatgctcctgcagcaacAATATAGAGAGATGgtattcaaaaagtattctgaactaatctcacatcttcttgtagctgagcaacataatgggctattaatgaaaaatcatgaaagacgacctactggttcttgtccattccctgaagtgaatgagacgaacttccaccaagctaagcgtggaagaggacgtgtcccagtcgtggtcatggccgtggtcggggaggaaactctaatcgtggtaataacaatgcaccaaagaaccctcctcaccaccagcagtggaaaaggaaggaacaaaagcatgaagcgatGCAAGCAGCAATGCCataaaatgcatgctatagatgtggaggaaaagggcactggtcacgtacatgtcgtacaccaaagcacctggttgagctgtatcaagcctccctgaagaagacagagaaaaatgcttaagtaaattttatttctgaagataatttagacttcatgcatttggatgtagctgattactttgcactcccagaaggagaaacaagtcatgtgatcggtagtgaatctgtagaaatataaatattttaatt
Proteins encoded in this window:
- the LOC107790338 gene encoding CBS domain-containing protein CBSX1, chloroplastic-like, translated to MASILPSGLSLISSSADLHHQLPCLLFLSPPCLKFATFGKCFLSVRRKQFSVTASSNTLTANSAQPTNGVYTVGDFMTRKDKLHVVKPSTSVDEALELLVERRITGFPVVDDDWKLVGLVSDYDLLALDSISGTGGADANMFPEVGSNWKTFNEVQKLISKTKGKVVGDLMTPAPLVVRESTNLEDAARLLLKTKYRRLPVVDSDGKLVGIITRGNVVRAALHIKRVIEMEGQQ